The Rosa rugosa chromosome 3, drRosRugo1.1, whole genome shotgun sequence sequence tgcagataaggctcgccgtcgatgggtaggccagtgatggtgagaatATCCAACAAagtgatactcatttggccaaatcgaaaatcaaaggtgttggtggcggtgttccaaaaacagagaaaggcagcgagtggcaAACGATTGCCACCGGgcggaagacgaaaacaaagattgatagtatgggtgatacctgctgcgttccagcaagccagatctcgagctcgcgcttcacgataccaggaaagctccgccgcactgataaaagatggccaatgccctatttttgatcgatgattaggggcactccaactggtaaaatccccaggagtccttcggaggactgggatggggcggcgaacaggtaagccatagaaggcgatggcgtcggccgggaaagaatctcgcggcgttggacccagtccggcatggTTGTTCGAGAGTCTGAGGAACAGGGGTCTCTGGATAATGGTCTGGAGGATCAGGCTGGCACCGATGTTGGTTCCCCAAGAATGGGCGAcctgttcattcagttcttcttcttgatcgataactatctttttcgggggagccatttctgggtttcaaaGAGGAAGATGTGTGTAAAAGagggttttctgggtttaggagactaaaagagtttctgatgtgacaggtctgaagtggctgcggatttaaataagagattttgtgagggaaacgatacgacAAAAAGGCGTTTTCGCGACCGaaaggacgcaaccctcattaatgacttcgtttcaagcattgaacgcgtcgttttagtccccttcaatcagttacatgttcatgggcctgatttcgaggcctggggggcaatgtttaagcccaaaagtaattttggcaatatcctttagtggatctagcacagcgggccgatacctgcggcccaaaaataagcctactggggtttgggttacagcttcgcccattccagaatccatgaggaaaacgaaaccttattggagtcaggtagcagagattgattaggaaacttcaatcaataatccttctacaacaaggagcagtcgaaaccctaggtatatataccaggtttcaaggacgaattataGACCTCTCtgatatcaatcaatcctagcgattacaaagcctccccggagcaaaccttcaaccttgttgaaacccggtgaccgtgcgccagtcctagtctctccaagagccgactgtcagcatcaccaaaccaaccggcgaccgtacttccagtcccagtctccccaggagccgactgcgagcgtaaccgccaccgttactaccagcgaagcaagggtaacgccctcgcaacccagcgaagctaaagtcacgctttagcgcaacccgtgctttctccaaacttcccaatgattgctctgctttgtctacaatactaagtatcgattcggtgacgcgaagagatcacaaccaaagtccttatccgtaaggcaaaagtccttatccgtaaggcaaaagtccttttccgaaaggctagagaagaaccctgtgacgaggttgatgctctcctcgtccacagcgcttgaagaagaagtcaggtcaagggactaccccaacgactgcaccccgcggtgctggcacgcctgcgcaatcactcgctcaaaagagacagtttgcaagccgaCTGGTTTTGGAGTCAAACAATTATATCTTAAGTGGACTACTGAGCTTTTCATAACCAAAGATATTCTATGCAATTTTCCTACGAATTTTGTGAGCCAGATAGTTTTCCTATGATTGAGCCAGCTGATAATTAATTCCAATCATGCCTGCAAAAGGAAGATATAAATATGGAAGAGAATTACATCTAACAAACATAACTGGCAAAAGATGTGGGATAATTTGCTAATGCATCAAACCACTTGATTACCTTCGCGGAAGATATGAGAAGTTTTGAACTGATACAAATAATTACCCTCCCGTAACATTATTTTGCCAAGACATGACATTAGAGAACGAGAGAGGACGAATGCACTTGAGAATTTACTGGTTTCATGTCTCAATTCCCTCAACTATATACAATTCAACATCCCGTACCATTTTTGGTTTGTTGCCAAATCAACACAGGTTTTAGCTCTATGGAGAGATTTAAGTTCGTCACTACTTCGACCTGAGTCAATCAAAACGTTCTCTATTTTTTCAAGAACTTTTGGTAGACTCCTATCGTATATATCTCTGGAATTAATTTTAATGCTTGCCAGAATTCTCGTCATTACTTTCATTCTGCATCACTGAATTTGCTATTAAGATTGTTAGATGGGCCTAGCTAGCTTCAATGGACGAACAAATCTCCCACTTTTAAGGCTTCCCAAACTAGCTAAAACAAACATATTTTGACAGTTCGATCGACTAGCCATTCCATTTTTTCATTCTATGGATGCATAATTGGTACTACAACTGTAGAATGGAAGAGCCTATTTATAACAAATTAACTGCATGGGTAGCTAGAGCTCTATACCCGATAAGCGTTAGGTGCAGCTATCTTCGTGATAGGTTCAACCTGATCTTGAGCAAGTCAAGACTGTTAGCTGCCTTCAACCATCAGTATTACTCCTACTTGATATCAATGATAACTACAATCTCAACTCTCAACAATCAACCAATCAACTGAAACCCTCAACACAAACACAAAGAGCTAGAACACAGATTTATTACAATATATACAAAGTGGACAAGCGTGTATGCTACGAGTAATGCTCACTTCGAATAATTCAAGGATTATTTGAAAAACAATAAGAGCACAAAAGGGATTGGGAAGGAGATAGCTAGAGAAGAAGAGTAATTAGAATAAATGAGTTACATTCCGAGatacaaaattaaattacaaaGAAGAGGCATCCACAGTACCTGATCCCTAGACGCCTATTATAGAccacaataaaaataaaataacataaaaaagatcaaaaagagagagaaaaaaaaaatgtaaataacGCATACCACATCTGATGGTATTTCAGTTATTCCATACTAATTCTGTAGAATATATTAGCCAGAACCACCCCCTTAGCCTTACGCCTCAACCAGTTCAACCTTTCCATTGATGGGCTTCGACTCGGCGATTTCAACCTTTCCATTGATGAGCTTCGACTCGGCGATTTCAACCTTCCCATTGATGGGCTTCGACTCGTCGACTTCGGCGATTCCATTAGCCTTTGCCTCAACTGGTGCAGCCTTTCCATTCAGCTTTGACTCAACATACTCCGCAACCCCATTGATCTTTGACTTGACATAATCCACAGTTGTTGACTTACTGTTAAGGGAAGCGCTGATTCTCCTAACCTCGTCGACAAAGGCCTGGAGGTTCCTGTCCGATGATCCTCCCTCGGAGCAGGCCGCCTCAGCCGCGGCCTTCCACTTCAAGGCGTTTTGCTTTATCTCCACCGCCTTGGGCCCGGAGGTTGCCTCGAGCAAGCACTTCTCTACCTCTTCCCTAGGGATTACTCTGTCTTCAGCCTCTCCAAGGCACATTCTCACACCCACCTTAAATTCATCCACCAGGTACTTGGCGTCGGTCACTTGGTCACCCCATTGTGGGAATGCAACCACGGGCATTCCCGAGGTGAGTGCCTCCATAGTTGAGTTCCACCCGCAATGAGTCACAAAGCAAGCTGTCGAAGGGTGCTCCAAAATCTTCTCTTGTGGGCTCCATTGGACAACTTTGCCTCTGTCTCCTGCCTTTTCCAAAAACCCTTCCGGcagaaccagaagttcaaagcCGGAATCAGGGTGTGGGGGCTTCATCACCCAAATGAAGGAAACTCCGGAGCTCAACAAGCCGTGAGCAATCTCATCCACTTGCTCCTGCTTCAAGTAAACCACACTACCGAACGAGATGTACACGACAGATGATTTAGGCTTGGTGTCGAGCCAGCCGATGATAGAGTCATCGGCCTTCATGAAGTCACCGCGGACGGCGTTTTGGGCTTTTGGGTTCTTGAATAGAGGACCGACTGCCTTGATCGGGCACAAACGAGACATGTACTCGATGATCTCGCTCTCAAGCTCTTGGAAAGTGTCCATCAATATGCAGAAGGGCTTGTCCAAGTTCCTGTACTGCCCCAATATTGCCCTCCTCAAAAACGGGTAGGGGGTAGTAGGGTACAAGAAGCTGGGCACCTCATCGTACTTCAACAGAGGCATAGATGGAATCTGAACATCGCAAAACATGTCTGATTCCGAAGGAAAGGGGACCAAGCCATGGTAGTAGTGATAGTAGGCAGCGAGACAAGCAGCGGATTGGACCCAAAGCATAGCCGAAGGAATCCCTAAACTCTCAGCCACGTCACACACCCAAGGGATGAAGGGGTTGTTGATGAGGCACGAGACAGGGCGACCTTGCTCCGCGTTTTTCTTGATCATTTCAGGAATGACTTCCTTCCCGACCAGCTCGAGCTGCGGGAGATACAAGTCCAAGTCCTGACGCATGGGCTCGTCCTCGGCCCATCTGTCTTCGAAGAATTCGAAGCGGATGAATCCATCTCCGACTGGTTTTGGCTCGTCGGTGATGCCGTTGGACTTGCGCATTTCCTTGCCGACGCATTCGGCGGTGCAGAAGGTGACGAGGAGGCCCTTGGAAGCGAGGCGCTTCCCCAGGCGGAGGAGTGGGTTCACATGGCCTTGGCCGATGAAggaaaccaagaaaacatgGACCAATGATTCGGAACCCATTTATGCTCTCTGTGTTGGGTGTGAGAGGTTTGAAGGGTCTGAGTGTGTTTGTGGGTTTGGATGGTGAGAACGGGGAAGAGGAGTGTAATATATACCTGCGGACTTGGTGCTGGATGAGATCGATGTAATTGTTGTCTACTTTATTCTGCAAATCAATGTGACTGTTAGGTATGTAGCTGTCCATCATCCTACGCACGTACCTACTTGAAAGTTGGTTTAAGGAAGTTTTCAAATTAAAGTGTTAAAATCAAACACGCCACGAGACATTTACGAGCAGATAGACGATATATGAAAGAGCGGCGGAGCTAATTAAAGGTGGTTTTGGTATTTCAAAAGTAAAATTATGAAGTATTTGTCCCCAAAATTTTTATGGCTCATTGGTTCTCCTACTTTGGCCTttcttttcaaaacaaaagGCATTTGGCTTTTTAAATTAATGAAGCAAATAAATTTGAAGGCATTCCTAAACTCCTGATTTAGGAATAATTGTTCTTCAAATATAAACTAGAAAAGGCTACAAGCACATTCAACACACTTAACTCAATTACTGGCGTCCTAATTGGACATTCCAAATAGATTTATTGTCTTAGATTTTTACAGATGAGTATATGACAAACTAGAAGAGGAACTAACATTGCCATAAAATTATGAAAAGCTCGCAAACTTCTAATCCATGAAAGACTACTTTTAGACTTTTAGTCGTTTGGGTACGGTCCAGAACTATCGTTTCAAAAATTACCATGCATTCTTTCCTTTTTGTGATAGGGCCGAAAGTAATGTTTGTCAAGTGTCCTTGTCATTGTCCCTTATAAAGGgaaaattgttaaaaaaaagttaaaaaggaATCACCTGTCCAGATGCATATGTAAATAAGCTACGGTCCTGAATTTAAGTTTAGAGTAGTAATTAAATAGGCAGCTTACTAAGTTTAAATACAGTAATGACTGCACCATGCACGCCGTTTCCCTATGTATGTTTGTTCTTCTTATCTTATATATGTGAAGTACGTACACGTCTCACACACTCAGACTAGTTCAGACTAGTTGACACaacaataatatatttttggtACCAAAGACACAACAATCCTATTGCCATTAGGTAACGAGAAAGTTCGTCCAATCTGAAATTAATTGCTAGTTATTTTTCGCATATGAAAAACGAACCCCACGGAGGCACTCTGAAAGTTAGAAGCTCGAGTTCCCTTACGAAATAATTGATGTGGGAAGGGATAAAGACGTGCATCTCCTATTTGCATATACCAGAAACTGAAAAGAAATACCAGAAATTTGCAAGTCTTATTCACGGAAGAAATTAGCTCGTGAGCCGGGACTATATATGGACAACGAAAGTTTCAAAGTTCAATAATTGAGAATGAAAACCCGTAGAATTTATGTTCATTGGGATGggataggatttgaagttgttgACCATTAGCTTACATGACATATTTTATTTGGCTATCACTTGAATCCTAATCTTGTCttagtttttttattatatacGAATCTTACTTTAGAAAACTGGAtgtatatctaattttctctttgAAGGACAAATATATTATTATGTTTGTCTCACTCTCTGCTCTGGTGATTTTCCATTTTAATTAGTTATCTAATTTTCCTTATAATAATTATAACGTTGAGGACCTTATACAGTATATGTCAAATGTCAATACATATCATGACGACTTTGTGGAGTCGACAAAAAATCACAATGGTCCCCTTAATTATCTGTTAGAGACAATGAGTATTCTTTGATTACTGAGtgaatatataagtaattaataATTTATGATATTCACTGTAAGTAATTAATAAGTAAAAATTAAGTAACCATTTATGATATTTTCTGTAAACTTAATTACTGAAACTTTTAGAAGAGTTACCCTGCACGGTATGTATCATATTTCAACCGTCGATCCGAGCGAAAAATATCGGTGAGAACAACTGAACCCAGAACCTCTGACAGTTCGGTCGggcttctcttctctctccttaaTGTCCTGCGGGGGCTTTCAGTTGCGTCCCCAATAGAAGAAAGATAATTATGAGCAAAGCTACAAAAAAACCCTAACGAGCGGACATTTATGCCCTAGCAGAATTGATGGAGCACCCATCTAACTTTTTCCCTCACCCATCTATCTCACTTTCTTAAGCCACTTCTAAATAAGGTTTGACTGGGAAACTAATCAACCTAATTAAGAAAAAGCTTACTACTTATTGGGATCCATTTAGTATACTACTAGCCCCTTAACCAattagcttttatttttattttttaaaatttaaaagttACAATAGTTTCTCtcataatgtttttttttttttttttttgagaataagtgTCAACTCCATTAATAATAATTAAGAAAGGTTACAAAAGAGAGATGTAGATACTACATCGTAAATGAAAAGTACAGAAATAAAACAATGAACATAAAACCTAGTGAAGATACGATGGGATGCAAAATTGCATCTGAAGACGCACCGGGTGTAAACCGTGCTATGTGAAAAGTTACTAATAGTATGACCAACCATAAAAGGCCAATCTTCTATCAAAGTAACCGGTGGTATGACCAACCAAGCATATTCCTCGTACAACTTACGCCGAAAATAGAACAATCTTCCACCTATGTTACTGATAGTGTGACCGACCATGAGAGGGCAATCTTCTAACAATGTAACTGGTAATATGACCATCCAGACATCTTCCACGTAAGAAATACGCCAAATAGAGATCAATCTTCCACCAAAGTGACCTATGaaccaagaaaataaaaaccaaatgaaaattaACTATCTTATAATGTTGGATAagtttattctttttttttatgagaagtattgcaattttttgaaatatgatatagtatattgactatcttatcctcgtataaaaataatttacttattttatatttatattatgtGTGTGACATATATGATAGTTTAAAAATTTAACCAATCCCTCAAGAATtgacttaattatataagatattaTTAGCAATCGACTTTTTGTTATATAATCACTCTCCAGGAATCTGGAGGCATTCTTTAATTAAAGCTTAAAGTAGGGCGAGTCTACTCTACTGGCTAAGACTAGGACAGTTACAACCATGGGTCTTtgatctttctcagtttgaaaGTGAGCTGCAGCAGTAGTGGCTATTATGTACGGCTATGAGTTTGGAAGCTGCTAGCTTCGAGCTTGGAAAGTTCGGTTGAGATTTTAACCGTAGTTTGTCCAGCTTTTATTAGAATAGTAATGATCGATGATGATCTGCTTGACCCCAATTCAGTTCTCTGAGTTTTAAATAGTAACTAGTGGATCGGGCAGCTacttgatattggtaagaacTAAGAAAGGAGGTTGAGCAAATCGGATTGTCTGGGTCTGGCCGTCTGGGCATATTAATGATTTGGTTGATCAAACAAATATAACTGAGTATATATCGGAATTTGGAACTcatgtatttatgttggatatgtgTACTGGAGAGTCAACCTAATAATTATTAAACTCATTTGATATACATGTATATCAAATGAGTTTAATAATTACATTAGAAAATAGTTAGCTGGTCTCCAATCCGAGATCAGAATTTCAACCTAATCCGGCCAAAGTGCTTTAAGCTCGACCAATCAAGTACGTAGTAAGTGCCATATGATTCAATTGAGGTAGGTTAATTAACTGAGGTACTCAGGTACATAAGATTTACACTTTGTACTTTTCTATTCACCGGCGGTGAAAGTTACCCCGCACTTATTAAATAATCTAAACTCTTGATATTAatagtcaacattttttttcaAAGAGTTTTTATAACCAACGTTGTCTAAACTTTttttaggcctcatcatatggcccttgggcccaaAGCCTGCCCGGTCCGGCCCTTcaattagggcgggccggcccgaccctttctcaattagggtagggtatgggtcatACAAATGaaacccggccctaccctacggcccggcccgaccctaaatttatatattttttttattttttttctattatatgTGTATAAAACTATAGAACTTGTATTAAATTATTTGAATGTTATATCATAAAATGGGTCTTTTATCTTGTGTCTGTCCATTTGAGGCCCAAAGTATGAAGCCCAGCTCCAAGAGTCCAACTATCCAAGCCCAACTCAAGTCTCCAATAGGGCAAAAGCCGCAAAACCTAGACTCTATCGAGGACTCGAGGTCTTCAGAAGACCACATCCGCCTGTCTCTCAAAACCCTCTCTTCCTTCAGACAGCAAAAGCAAACCTATACTCCTTTGCCGTCGGTAAACAGCTCCGCCTCGGGTGTGGACGCTTTGTATTGCCAGGAGCAGGTTAGCGATCATCGTCGCGTCGTTGAAGGTTCCTGGTCATCACTCTGCTGATATTCATTTTGCTCTCGTTGCTGATCTGACCATGTCTCTCTGTCTGATTTTGCAGTCCCTATGTTTCTCATCTCTCCAGCAACGATGGCACTGATCCAAAACTCTTCTGAGCAGCTGAATGCGAAGCAGAGCAAGGGCTGGTGGATCAAAAGCAAATATGTCCAAAACTCAGGTATTcaactcttcctctcttttgtcATTTTCTTTTATGTCAGTTAATTATATTGATGTTGTTGTGAAGATGTCGTGTGGCTTTGGAGGAAGAGACGAAAAAACACAGGACTTTGACGGATGGAGTGACGTCAGCGGTGGTCAACACCTATCCACttagcatttgttttgtttgtgttaaAATTGAGGTTTCAGGTTCTTTGTTTGGTTGCCATGAAAGATAGAACTGATGAAGTCATGAAGACATGATCAGTTTTTGTATCAAAATGTCAAACATTGCTTCATTTTTTGTAGCCTCAGTGGCGTAGTGCCTCTCTgcaatttcatttcaatttcaagtCTACTACTTGATCAGTAAGAATGTAGTTAGTTTATGCATGTGGGATTTGTAGATATTTGTAACTAAATCAGGTTCTCAAATCTCAAGTATTCagtttcatatatatatgttttttttttttgttctttcagTTTGAGTTTAAAAGCCCGCCCCGGCCCTATTTGAAAAGGGCTGGCCTGGCCCGGCCCTTGCCGAATGGGCCTTAAGGGCGGGTAAGGGCTTTCGTATTGAAGCCTCGGCCCGACCCTAAGTTTCGTTGACTTGGTCAAAGTCATGCCTGGCCCTACCCTAAgtcctaaaatttagggtagggctggccctagcccggcccatgatgaggcCTAACTTTTTTTACACCGGACATAATGGTACACAACTTTCAAAAgtaatcaaaatgatacctaaacttttaaaaataaatcaacttgatacctcgTTTTATTTTCTGTCACTTTtctgttaaaattgatcacgtGCGATGCATGTGAGGTGCAAAAACAgttttttagttattttttttatggattaaatacttgttactcctcaaacttttccctgaaaaacagtttagtccctcgcctttcaaattaaactggatagtccttattctttctaattctcacacaacaggtctaaaatgactattctaccctcaagatcctttttttatttttttttctctctctttttctaatttttctctctttttttatttatttttctgcttttctctctctccctctccacagatcgaTCTTGTCCTCCTCACTATTCTCTATAATTTCCCATCTCTTTCTGGCTTCTTCTCTTCGCCATAAATGTCCAAAATGAAGGCGGCGCTGCACCTGGAGAAGCTTCAAATCGGCGAAATTGTAGACGAAGATCTTCTGGACCAGAACGACGACGATGCGGTCGCGGTGGAGCTTGACGGCTTTGACCTCAGAGCGGAAGGAGAGCTCGCAGATGCAGCGGGACTGCTGGTCGTCCCAGATCATGACCTTGTTGGGGGAGTAGAGGGGGTCGGGGCCGTCGCCGACGATGGTGAGGATGTTGCAGCGGAAGAGCATCTGGACCAATCCGACGGCGCCGCGTGGGCCGAAGTCGCGGCGGAAGATCTCGCGGAAGGGGTCGTAGTTGTAGATGCGGAAGCCGAGGTCGGTGCCGGCGGCGAAGCAGCTGTGGTCCTGGTTGAAGGAGAGGTTGAGGAGCTGGGCCGGGGGAAGAGTCGGAGTCGGAGTCGGGTTTTGGGCTGGGAAGGGACAGTAGGAGTCGTCGGGGGCGCAGTCAGAGGCCATTAAATAGGGGATCAAGAATTAAATGGGAAAGAAAGGGGAGGAGGCAGTGGGTGATGAAGGAGAGGCATAGGTGCACTTGAGCCAGAGGCGGCGGAGCAAGTGTGGGCCGCAAGTAGAGGTCGGATACGAgcttggagagggagagagagaaccagaaaaaaaataaaaataaaaaagagaagaaaaaaaaagagagaaaaaatagaaaaaagagagagaaaaaaaaataaaaaaaaggatcttgggggtagaatagtcattttagacctgttttggacctgctgtgtgagaattagaaagaataaggactatccagtttaatttgaaaggcgagggactaaactgtttttcggggaaaagtttgaggagtaacaagtatttaatccattttttattttgctttttgattctctttttcttctatcGTCTACCTCTCTccccttttatttatttatttttttccttcagaAAGTGGGAAACATCCCAACCTTATTTGTTTCTAAGATGGTGGaattaattgaaattaaatggaTGATTTTAATTCtctagaagaagaagactgaGTTATAGATGGTTGTTTGCCCCTCTGATCACAAATCATTtcaatttctgggtttgatttgCATCTATGCATCTTTGTATTCAGTTTCGGATTCCAATTCTATAAAGTCTCAAGGCCGGTGGCGGAACCATTCTATTTTCACGTAGTTCCATTGCTTAATGACCATTGATCCAACTGTTTTTACATAAACAAGAAAAAAGCTTGGTTATAGATGCAATATGCAGAAGAAAGAAGATTGAGCTGAAGTCGGGCAATCACAAGTAAAAAAGAATTAAGCTTGGGTAGTTAGGTTGTAGATCACTAGATGCAATATGCAGATTGTAGAAGAATGAAAAAgagggagaaagagaaagaaatagaGGATAATATTTGTCATTTATAACTAAAAATTGAGTGAAAGGTCGTATATACCCTTAGTTTTAATGGAGAAGTGATGGAAAATGGACGAAGGTATGAAGTTGATCAATTTTTATAAGTCTAAGTATACctctttgatcacttttgacagtttggtatcattCTGTCCGGGGCAAGAAAATTTTGACGTAGTTGTGATAAAAACTCTTTTTAAAAcccaaaaagtgtatttaatgttATCCAGCAATTCATTggtgttggtgcaagtgcacgtcgaTACTCTGAATACTCCCTTCATATTGCACCTTCGTTCCATGTTAAAAGTTCCTTTTTCATCTTCAATAACAAACATTAAATCTTTAACTACGTACTCCAAGCAGAGTAAATTTTATAAAAGACGAAAGTGCTTTTGCCTTCATGAACCTTTAACTACGCTAAGCAAAGTAAAATCTGTGATAGCCGAAGGTGCTTTAATCTTCATGTCATTGACTTATACGTTAATAAACactagcatttctccacacatgctctgcatgtgcaaggcaagttattatttttttggactaaatactcgttactcctcatacttttgcatgaaaaacagtttagtccaaaattttaaaattaaacagtttagtccttattctttctaattctcacacaacaggtcctaaaatgactattataccctcactttttattttttctgcctctctcgatctctctctctctctataaacacacacacacacacacacacacagatatatatatatatatatatatatatatatatatattgtaacgccccaagctgcacctcaccagcttaaacACGTCACAGTACCGCGAGTCTCTacaacataaaccgaacgctcgatttacattctagagaaccgctagacattttgtttggaaaactttttctataaacacagcggaagctacacatatttttgaggtgaaaatccttgagTTGCTAAAATTTATTTCATTCGTCTAGAACTTGAAATACGAAGAGGTACGAACTTCAAGGAAATGAGAACTCAACCAAAATTGACACAAGGCTAACTATCAACAAGTCTCGGAATACGAAGTttgagaaatagaatttagaataaggtCCAAACGACGATTTACCGAACctgttccgcacacccagcttcGTCCgttattgtcccgtcaccagtgcacattacctgcatccacactgttgtaggagtgagctttcgtcctcacTGCTCAATAGGAACTCTATCTCGACTAGATTTGAAAATCtataaataaattattgaggcctcagtatgaaaacatgcttaaaccaagtgtttaaaagaacgacaaactttaatgtttttcaacttgaaaactgatgcatgatgcttaaataaatacggcacCAAATCCAattattacctgatggccggtcctatagacccactacacgaccttacctcaagtTAATTTATCACCacgtaagcgtagcgagagcgtccactacctagctacacacacggatcgggtcgtcattgcgatcgttcaccgtccgaccggtgtagctaaccctccggaggtttagggaatcgaacccaaggaagtcagtgcccctttcgccctcaagccatcacatttctcatacGGTTTGGTCAGTATGCATCGCATTTTAACTTAACCAAGCC is a genomic window containing:
- the LOC133736351 gene encoding cinnamate beta-D-glucosyltransferase, producing the protein MGSESLVHVFLVSFIGQGHVNPLLRLGKRLASKGLLVTFCTAECVGKEMRKSNGITDEPKPVGDGFIRFEFFEDRWAEDEPMRQDLDLYLPQLELVGKEVIPEMIKKNAEQGRPVSCLINNPFIPWVCDVAESLGIPSAMLWVQSAACLAAYYHYYHGLVPFPSESDMFCDVQIPSMPLLKYDEVPSFLYPTTPYPFLRRAILGQYRNLDKPFCILMDTFQELESEIIEYMSRLCPIKAVGPLFKNPKAQNAVRGDFMKADDSIIGWLDTKPKSSVVYISFGSVVYLKQEQVDEIAHGLLSSGVSFIWVMKPPHPDSGFELLVLPEGFLEKAGDRGKVVQWSPQEKILEHPSTACFVTHCGWNSTMEALTSGMPVVAFPQWGDQVTDAKYLVDEFKVGVRMCLGEAEDRVIPREEVEKCLLEATSGPKAVEIKQNALKWKAAAEAACSEGGSSDRNLQAFVDEVRRISASLNSKSTTVDYVKSKINGVAEYVESKLNGKAAPVEAKANGIAEVDESKPINGKVEIAESKLINGKVEIAESKPINGKVELVEA